In Streptomyces sp. NBC_01717, one DNA window encodes the following:
- a CDS encoding MFS transporter, with translation MPESATSQGGAAGRESEMAPAPDPRRWQALAVCLVAGFMTLLDVSIVNVALPSIRNDLRSPESDLQWVLSGYSLAFGLLLIPAGRLGDARGRREVFLAGLAVFTLASVACGAAPSSFWLVVARVVQGLGGALISPQISALIQQMFSGQERGRAFGMFSTVVAISTAVGPLLGGLLIQAAGREGGWRWVFFVNLPLGLVCFLLARRLLPDTPAAGRVRPRDLDPVGVLLLGAGVLALLLPFIQAQQWPGDGKWLLVAVAVVLLGVFACWEARCGGRGTVPVLDMSLFRMHSYWLGCLLSLLYFAGFTSIFFISTLYLQAGLHCTALQAGLAITPFALGAAAAAGPGGRLVGRYGRPLVAVGLSMVVVGLGATVFAVHLVPGSGVAWAMAAPLLLAGVGSGLVIAPNLTLTLSQVPVVGGGSAAGTLQTGQRVGSAIGIAAVGSVFFARLPSAGWRAAFDSGLIVSAAFVLGALVLAMTDVGISRRNTRRTQGLSGPGPSDWKGDHDEPPHRQ, from the coding sequence ATGCCGGAGAGCGCAACGTCCCAGGGAGGCGCGGCGGGGCGCGAGAGCGAGATGGCCCCGGCGCCCGACCCCCGCCGCTGGCAGGCACTTGCCGTGTGCCTGGTGGCGGGCTTCATGACGCTGTTGGACGTGTCCATCGTCAACGTCGCCCTGCCTTCGATCCGCAACGACCTGCGGAGCCCGGAATCCGATCTGCAGTGGGTCCTGTCCGGCTACTCCCTCGCCTTCGGGCTCCTCCTCATCCCCGCCGGGCGGCTGGGCGACGCCCGGGGGCGACGTGAGGTGTTCCTGGCGGGGCTGGCCGTGTTCACGCTGGCGTCGGTGGCCTGCGGAGCCGCCCCGTCCAGCTTCTGGCTGGTGGTTGCCCGGGTGGTTCAGGGCCTCGGCGGAGCCTTGATCTCGCCGCAGATCTCCGCGTTGATCCAGCAGATGTTCTCCGGCCAGGAGCGGGGCCGCGCCTTCGGCATGTTCAGCACGGTGGTCGCCATCTCGACCGCCGTCGGCCCCCTGCTGGGCGGGCTGCTGATCCAGGCGGCGGGAAGGGAGGGGGGCTGGCGCTGGGTGTTCTTCGTCAACCTGCCGCTCGGCCTTGTCTGCTTCCTGCTGGCCCGGCGCCTCCTCCCGGACACACCGGCAGCGGGCCGCGTACGGCCGAGGGACCTCGATCCCGTCGGCGTACTCCTCCTCGGTGCGGGCGTGCTGGCCCTGCTGCTGCCCTTCATCCAGGCACAGCAGTGGCCCGGCGACGGGAAGTGGCTGCTGGTGGCCGTGGCCGTGGTGCTGCTCGGCGTCTTCGCCTGCTGGGAGGCCCGGTGCGGCGGGCGTGGAACCGTGCCCGTCCTGGACATGTCGCTGTTCCGGATGCACTCCTACTGGCTGGGCTGTCTGCTGAGCCTGCTGTACTTCGCCGGATTCACCTCGATCTTCTTCATCAGCACTCTCTACCTTCAGGCCGGACTGCACTGCACCGCCCTCCAGGCCGGACTGGCCATCACGCCGTTCGCTCTGGGGGCGGCGGCCGCCGCCGGACCAGGTGGCCGGTTGGTAGGCCGCTACGGGCGACCGCTGGTCGCCGTGGGGCTGTCCATGGTGGTCGTCGGACTCGGCGCCACCGTGTTCGCCGTGCACTTGGTCCCGGGCAGCGGTGTCGCCTGGGCGATGGCGGCCCCGCTGCTCCTGGCGGGTGTGGGCAGCGGCCTCGTCATCGCCCCGAACCTGACCCTGACCCTGTCCCAGGTGCCGGTGGTCGGCGGCGGGAGCGCCGCGGGCACGCTCCAGACCGGCCAGCGCGTCGGCTCGGCGATCGGGATCGCCGCGGTCGGCTCGGTCTTCTTCGCGCGGCTTCCCTCCGCCGGCTGGAGGGCCGCGTTCGACAGCGGGCTCATCGTCTCCGCCGCCTTCGTGCTGGGCGCGCTCGTCCTGGCGATGACCGATGTGGGGATTTCCCGGCGGAACACGAGACGTACCCAGGGCCTGTCCGGCCCCGGCCCGTCCGACTGGAAGGGAGACCACGATGAGCCCCCCCACCGGCAGTGA
- a CDS encoding glutathione S-transferase family protein, producing MSPPTGSEPDGNAAYGHKPFKRSRSHFADRITADGRDGWPVEAGRYRLVVSRACPWASRSLVSRRLLGLEDALSLAVADPIQDDRSWRFTLDEGGRDPVLGIAYLSEAYEAREPGYLGGVSVPAIVDVPSGKLVTNDFQQITLDFATEWTALHRPGAPDLYPERLRDEIDEVMDGIYRDVNNGVYRAGFASGQEEYEAAYHDVFRRLDLVSERLKDQRYLVGDTLTEADIRLFTTLVRFDAVYHGHFKCNRSKLTEIPVLWAYARDLFQTPGFGDTVDFDHIKQHYYRVHTGINPTGIVPLGPDLSGWRTPHHREELGGRPFGDGSPPE from the coding sequence ATGAGCCCCCCCACCGGCAGTGAGCCGGACGGCAACGCAGCGTACGGACACAAGCCGTTCAAGCGGTCCAGGAGCCACTTCGCCGACCGGATCACGGCCGACGGCCGCGACGGCTGGCCGGTCGAGGCGGGCCGCTACCGGCTAGTCGTCAGCCGTGCCTGCCCCTGGGCGAGCCGGTCACTCGTCTCCAGGCGGCTCCTCGGCCTGGAGGATGCCCTGTCGCTCGCCGTGGCCGACCCGATCCAGGACGACCGCAGCTGGCGCTTCACCCTGGACGAGGGCGGCCGCGACCCGGTGCTCGGTATCGCCTATCTCAGCGAGGCGTACGAGGCGCGCGAACCCGGCTACCTCGGCGGTGTCAGCGTGCCCGCGATCGTGGACGTACCCAGCGGGAAGCTCGTCACCAACGACTTCCAGCAGATCACCCTGGACTTCGCGACCGAGTGGACCGCGCTGCACCGGCCCGGAGCGCCCGATCTCTACCCCGAACGGCTGCGGGACGAGATCGACGAGGTCATGGACGGCATCTACCGCGACGTGAACAACGGCGTGTACCGCGCCGGATTCGCCAGCGGTCAGGAGGAGTACGAAGCCGCGTACCACGATGTGTTCCGCAGACTCGACCTGGTCTCCGAACGCCTCAAGGACCAGCGCTACCTGGTGGGGGACACGCTCACCGAGGCCGACATCCGGCTGTTCACCACACTCGTGCGCTTCGACGCCGTCTACCACGGCCACTTCAAGTGCAACCGCTCGAAACTCACCGAGATCCCGGTGCTCTGGGCCTACGCCAGGGACCTTTTCCAGACCCCCGGATTCGGCGACACCGTCGACTTCGACCACATCAAGCAGCACTACTACCGGGTGCACACGGGCATCAACCCCACCGGCATCGTGCCCCTGGGCCCCGACCTCTCCGGCTGGCGCACGCCGCACCACCGCGAGGAGCTCGGGGGCCGCCCGTTCGGCGACGGCTCCCCACCCGAGTAG
- a CDS encoding sensor histidine kinase, which translates to MHVPLALRGLRSRLVVAFALVAVAGALSTGALAFREARTGVLQQSQDSVIRQFRTSIDAVSVYTPLPPSQPALQTAVNQVLHANQAQGWRVMATYGSLRAFAPSADFDMLSPQLRRSVATTRAAVFQRVNVDGHPYLVVGMPVTYDSGEGTDSKLSGLVMYLVVPQNTEQAYVEAMVSAIEHATLVALGLAVVLALLAASGVLRPVRALRRATRRMAEGHLDVRLAVNGSDELADLSQSFNHTAAALEESVAELRRLEAQARRFVADVSHELRTPLAAMSAVTDVLDEKALRLDRETGEALQLISEGTGRLSVLVNDLMEISRFDAGAAELNLDEIDLAEFVEHTLASRGWQGQVETRLPRPGVLRARVDPRRLDVVMANLVGNALRHGAPPVRLSMDVRKERADVAWAVIEVTDNGPGIAEEAMPHIFERFYKAGTTRTRSESSGLGLAITAENVHLHGGRISAANLPEGGAVFTVELPLHRDSAAAADDATGSAW; encoded by the coding sequence GTGCACGTCCCGCTTGCACTGCGGGGCCTGCGCTCCCGCCTGGTGGTGGCCTTCGCCCTGGTCGCCGTGGCCGGCGCCCTGAGCACCGGAGCCCTCGCCTTCCGGGAGGCACGCACGGGGGTGCTGCAGCAGAGCCAGGACTCCGTCATCCGGCAGTTCCGGACCAGTATCGACGCCGTGTCTGTCTACACTCCCCTGCCGCCGAGCCAGCCGGCCTTGCAGACGGCGGTGAACCAGGTGCTCCACGCCAACCAGGCACAAGGATGGCGGGTGATGGCCACGTACGGCAGCCTCCGCGCCTTCGCGCCGAGTGCCGACTTCGACATGCTGAGCCCGCAACTGCGCCGGTCCGTGGCAACCACACGTGCCGCGGTGTTCCAGCGGGTGAACGTCGACGGGCATCCGTACCTCGTCGTCGGGATGCCGGTCACGTACGACAGCGGCGAGGGTACGGACTCCAAGCTCTCGGGCCTCGTGATGTACCTGGTGGTGCCGCAGAACACCGAACAGGCCTACGTCGAAGCGATGGTCAGCGCCATCGAGCACGCCACCCTGGTGGCACTCGGCCTCGCCGTCGTCCTGGCGCTGCTGGCCGCGAGCGGCGTTCTCCGTCCCGTGCGGGCGTTGCGCCGGGCCACACGCCGGATGGCCGAGGGGCACCTCGACGTCCGGCTCGCCGTCAACGGCTCCGACGAACTGGCCGACCTCTCGCAATCCTTCAACCACACGGCGGCCGCGCTGGAGGAGTCGGTCGCGGAGTTGCGCCGCCTGGAGGCCCAGGCGCGCCGCTTCGTCGCGGACGTCTCCCATGAGCTCCGCACGCCGCTGGCGGCGATGTCGGCGGTCACCGACGTGCTGGACGAGAAGGCGCTGCGCCTGGACCGGGAGACCGGCGAGGCGTTGCAGCTCATCAGCGAGGGGACCGGTCGGCTGAGCGTGCTGGTGAACGACCTGATGGAGATCTCCCGCTTCGACGCGGGCGCGGCTGAACTCAACCTGGACGAGATCGACTTGGCCGAGTTCGTAGAGCACACCCTTGCCTCTCGGGGGTGGCAGGGCCAGGTGGAGACCCGCTTGCCCCGACCAGGTGTGCTCAGAGCACGCGTGGATCCGCGCCGGCTCGACGTGGTGATGGCCAACCTGGTCGGCAACGCGCTGCGGCACGGGGCGCCGCCGGTGCGGCTGAGCATGGACGTGAGGAAGGAGCGAGCGGACGTGGCGTGGGCCGTCATCGAGGTGACCGACAACGGACCGGGGATCGCGGAGGAAGCGATGCCGCACATCTTCGAACGCTTCTACAAGGCCGGCACCACACGGACCAGAAGCGAGAGCAGCGGGCTGGGCCTGGCCATCACGGCGGAGAACGTGCACCTGCACGGAGGACGCATCAGTGCGGCGAACCTGCCCGAGGGCGGCGCGGTGTTCACGGTCGAACTCCCCCTGCACCGCGACTCCGCGGCCGCCGCCGACGACGCCACAGGGAGTGCCTGGTGA
- a CDS encoding response regulator transcription factor, protein MPRVLLVEDDPDVRKAVQLALRYQGHDVFAAGTGEEGLEQLRPFHPDVVVLDLMLPGMSGLDVCRRIRDRDQVPIIMVTAKGDDIDVVVGLEAGADDYVVKPVQARVLDARIRAVLRRQDATVSDAVRPRAESHGELVIDRAGLVVTHRGEPVALAPSELRLLLTLSASPAQVFSRQQLLEAVWEHSYHGDIRLVDACVKRLRSKLGELGGDPRYIQTVRGFGYRFGNR, encoded by the coding sequence GTGCCACGAGTCCTACTTGTCGAAGATGACCCAGATGTCCGTAAGGCCGTCCAGTTGGCGTTGCGATATCAGGGGCATGACGTTTTCGCCGCCGGAACAGGTGAAGAGGGGTTGGAACAGCTCCGCCCCTTCCATCCGGACGTCGTCGTGCTCGACCTCATGCTGCCCGGCATGTCCGGCCTCGACGTGTGCCGGCGGATAAGGGATCGCGACCAGGTGCCGATCATCATGGTGACCGCCAAGGGGGACGACATCGACGTGGTCGTGGGGCTGGAGGCCGGCGCGGACGACTACGTGGTCAAGCCCGTGCAGGCCCGGGTGCTCGACGCGCGAATACGGGCCGTGCTGCGCAGGCAGGACGCGACGGTCTCCGACGCCGTCCGACCCAGGGCGGAGTCGCACGGCGAGCTGGTCATCGACCGGGCCGGGCTCGTGGTGACACACCGCGGTGAACCCGTCGCGCTCGCCCCCTCCGAGCTTCGGCTGCTGCTGACCCTGTCGGCCTCGCCCGCCCAGGTGTTCAGCCGCCAGCAGCTGCTGGAAGCGGTCTGGGAGCACAGCTACCACGGCGACATACGGCTCGTGGACGCCTGTGTGAAGCGACTGCGCAGCAAGCTCGGTGAGCTGGGCGGGGACCCCCGGTACATCCAGACCGTTCGCGGCTTCGGTTACCGCTTCGGTAACCGGTGA
- a CDS encoding DUF3152 domain-containing protein has product MHSARERESAPPTGSAVASDRVGRQHRSSHRGGRRRRSSHRRGLPRRRGRSYLAGVLVAAGLLGSAVFFLDGGRSDASSGAPRPRSTIITPTPTPTPSPTPSLTPTPTKIDVPSTGTGTFVTAHASGAKVGHGSHLLRYVVEVETGLDISPTQAANEIADILAAPRGWTHNGVSSFQLVGAGEPYDLTVKIATPGTADALCWEGIHQDTEGEYNCEIHNGVVVNLKRWVEGSPTFEGPIHDYRALIINHEMGHFLGHPHMTCAGPGQLAPVMMQQIKGLHGCIANAWPYDKSGHFVSGPHVT; this is encoded by the coding sequence ATGCATTCGGCACGAGAGCGGGAATCCGCACCGCCCACCGGCAGCGCCGTGGCCTCCGACCGCGTCGGCCGTCAGCACCGGTCATCCCATCGCGGTGGCCGTCGGCGCCGTTCCTCCCATCGCCGGGGTCTTCCGCGCCGCCGGGGCCGGAGCTATCTGGCCGGTGTGCTGGTGGCCGCCGGCCTGCTCGGCTCCGCGGTGTTCTTCCTGGACGGCGGACGAAGCGACGCGTCGAGCGGTGCGCCGCGCCCGCGGAGCACGATCATCACCCCCACCCCGACCCCCACCCCCTCGCCGACGCCCTCGCTGACGCCGACCCCCACCAAGATCGACGTCCCCTCGACGGGCACCGGCACGTTCGTCACCGCGCATGCCAGTGGCGCGAAGGTCGGTCATGGTTCGCATCTGCTCCGCTACGTGGTGGAGGTCGAGACCGGGCTCGACATCTCGCCGACCCAAGCGGCGAACGAGATCGCCGACATACTTGCCGCCCCCCGGGGCTGGACCCACAACGGGGTTTCCTCGTTCCAGTTGGTGGGCGCGGGGGAGCCCTACGACCTCACGGTGAAGATCGCGACACCGGGAACGGCGGACGCCTTGTGCTGGGAGGGCATCCACCAGGACACCGAAGGCGAATACAACTGCGAGATCCACAACGGGGTGGTGGTGAACCTCAAGCGCTGGGTCGAGGGCTCGCCCACGTTCGAGGGGCCGATCCATGACTACCGGGCGCTGATCATCAACCACGAGATGGGGCACTTCCTGGGCCACCCGCACATGACCTGCGCGGGGCCGGGGCAACTGGCCCCCGTCATGATGCAACAGATCAAGGGCCTGCACGGATGCATCGCCAACGCCTGGCCCTATGACAAGAGTGGTCACTTCGTCTCCGGGCCGCATGTGACGTGA
- a CDS encoding peptidoglycan-binding protein → MRQRRKRESSRPKQLGIIIAAVALVGVGGWFAGSQMQSPADAAAAHRAPKAGPVTAAVERRSLTASVVAQGSVEFASPQSLLLAGPVGPPDAGSGGSGSTDAIVQRVTKAPVAGSEVKEGDVLMQVSGRPVLVLRGSVPMYRTLGPGTSGDDVKQLEQALTRLGFNSGGNTGNYGQGDAAAVSRWYRSKGFHAQEPGVADKQQLGTLEAAVTSAQQALLAAKNPGSGSEGSSSGTGTGGESGKLQLKAAQQQLDAANAALFAFQAGYGTKVPAGEVVFLPDLPARLDKVSVKIGDTPSGPVGTVTSSKVVVQAVVPSNDAKLLHKGMTAQVETPDGKKVEGELVALGDDVPKNDAGNGKDPAGTSGGGGDDASAPVPVQISIPSGELTKNANGSAKVTIKVGASNGDVLTVPIAALHTSADGQAKVQVRRGSKVVDVSVKAGLSAEGQVEVTPSGDALKEGDQVVVGQ, encoded by the coding sequence ATGAGGCAGCGCCGGAAACGTGAGAGCAGCCGTCCCAAGCAGCTGGGGATCATCATTGCCGCGGTGGCGCTGGTGGGAGTGGGCGGTTGGTTCGCCGGATCGCAGATGCAGTCGCCGGCGGATGCGGCTGCCGCACACCGGGCGCCGAAGGCCGGACCGGTCACCGCTGCGGTCGAGCGGCGTTCGCTGACCGCGAGTGTGGTTGCCCAGGGCTCGGTGGAGTTCGCCTCACCGCAGAGTCTGCTCCTGGCCGGGCCTGTCGGCCCCCCGGATGCCGGCTCCGGGGGTTCCGGGTCCACCGACGCCATCGTCCAGCGGGTCACCAAGGCACCGGTCGCCGGGTCTGAGGTGAAAGAGGGCGACGTGCTGATGCAGGTGAGCGGCAGACCGGTTCTGGTACTGCGTGGATCCGTACCGATGTACCGCACGCTGGGGCCCGGCACGTCCGGGGACGACGTCAAGCAGCTCGAGCAGGCTCTGACCCGGCTCGGATTCAACTCCGGTGGGAACACCGGGAACTACGGGCAGGGGGACGCCGCGGCGGTGAGCCGCTGGTACAGGAGCAAGGGCTTTCACGCGCAGGAGCCCGGTGTCGCGGACAAACAGCAGCTGGGAACGCTTGAAGCGGCGGTGACCAGCGCACAGCAGGCTCTCCTCGCGGCCAAGAATCCGGGCAGCGGCTCCGAGGGTTCCAGCAGCGGCACCGGCACCGGTGGTGAATCCGGAAAGCTGCAGCTCAAGGCAGCGCAGCAGCAGTTGGACGCGGCCAACGCCGCGCTCTTCGCCTTCCAGGCCGGCTACGGAACCAAAGTCCCCGCAGGCGAGGTCGTCTTCCTGCCGGATCTGCCGGCCCGGTTGGACAAGGTGTCCGTGAAGATCGGTGACACCCCGTCCGGGCCGGTCGGCACCGTGACCAGCTCCAAGGTCGTGGTGCAGGCCGTGGTGCCGAGCAATGATGCCAAGTTGCTCCACAAGGGCATGACAGCGCAGGTGGAGACCCCCGACGGCAAGAAGGTGGAGGGGGAACTGGTGGCGCTCGGCGACGATGTGCCGAAGAACGATGCGGGGAACGGTAAAGACCCGGCGGGCACATCGGGTGGCGGAGGCGATGATGCGTCGGCTCCTGTACCGGTGCAGATTTCCATCCCGTCGGGCGAGCTGACCAAGAACGCCAACGGGTCCGCGAAGGTGACCATCAAGGTGGGCGCGTCGAACGGGGACGTGTTGACGGTGCCCATCGCCGCGCTCCACACATCGGCCGACGGGCAGGCCAAGGTACAGGTCCGGCGCGGCAGCAAAGTGGTGGATGTCTCCGTCAAGGCGGGTCTCTCCGCGGAGGGACAGGTGGAGGTCACGCCGTCCGGTGACGCCCTGAAGGAGGGCGATCAAGTGGTGGTCGGGCAATGA
- a CDS encoding ABC transporter ATP-binding protein, with protein MTELLTSFVPDADTVIQLVSVDRTFDSEPPVHALRDVNLTVRRGEHLSIVGPSGSGKSTLLNTLGLLDRPTSGAYWLDGVETKTLGDLERTSLRGSRIGFVFQSFHLLPYRTVDENVMLAEAYRRPRPGHGRAGRRTRAEEALERVGLAHRFGFRPDRLSGGERQRVAIARALMSEPALLLCDEPTGNLDSENTESVLDLFDELCDQGMTLVVITHEEAVSKRADRRVRISDGRLTEENR; from the coding sequence ATGACCGAACTTCTGACGTCCTTCGTGCCCGACGCCGATACCGTCATCCAACTGGTCTCCGTCGACCGGACCTTCGACTCCGAACCGCCGGTGCATGCCCTGCGGGACGTGAACCTGACCGTCCGGCGAGGCGAGCACCTGTCGATCGTCGGTCCGTCCGGTTCCGGCAAGTCGACGCTGCTCAACACCCTGGGACTGCTGGACCGCCCCACTTCGGGCGCCTACTGGCTCGACGGCGTGGAGACCAAGACGCTCGGTGACCTCGAGCGCACCTCGCTGCGCGGCAGCCGGATCGGATTCGTCTTCCAGTCCTTCCATCTGCTGCCCTACCGGACGGTGGACGAGAACGTCATGTTGGCCGAGGCCTACCGTCGGCCGCGCCCCGGGCACGGCCGTGCCGGCCGCCGCACCAGGGCCGAGGAGGCGCTGGAACGGGTGGGCCTGGCGCACCGGTTCGGCTTCCGGCCGGACAGGCTCTCCGGTGGTGAAAGGCAGCGTGTGGCGATCGCCCGTGCGCTGATGAGCGAGCCTGCTCTGCTGCTCTGCGACGAGCCCACCGGCAACCTCGACAGTGAGAACACCGAGTCGGTGCTGGACCTCTTCGACGAACTGTGCGACCAGGGCATGACTCTGGTCGTGATCACCCATGAAGAGGCGGTCAGCAAGCGGGCCGACAGGCGCGTAAGGATCAGCGACGGACGGCTCACGGAGGAGAACCGATGA
- a CDS encoding ABC transporter permease, whose translation MRARARVLEPAAPVDPADPRIADRYADGRHTARRGRARRRGRARVVERPWMDFRDLWTEALAGVLARPMRSALTTLGTVLSITTLVITIGVSSTAGNQIVGRFDALTATSVTVVVPPPPPSADPVPLVDWSGVDAVRRLAGVDSVAAIADSTATASVQVRANDVVSPGDVTGQTMAVVAASPRLPAAVRGRMTAGRFFDDGNIARHDRVTVLGDQAARLLGISSVQDSPAVFLKGQPYTVIGILGGAEREQQLSTAVILPPTTAEDQLGLGTVTRVLINTALGAAKQVAHQAPIALAPGAEDALAVTAPPDPAKARKGVQGDVNGLFLVLGLVSLVVGAIGIANVTLVTVMERIGEIGLRRALGASRRQVAGQFLVESTTIGLLGGVIGAVLGMVVVVAVSAIRNWTPVLDVRLALGAPVAGALVGLLAGLYPSLRASRMEPVDALRS comes from the coding sequence ATGAGGGCCCGAGCACGTGTCCTGGAGCCGGCCGCCCCGGTGGATCCGGCAGACCCGCGGATCGCCGACCGGTACGCCGACGGACGGCACACCGCGCGCCGGGGACGTGCACGGCGTCGCGGCAGGGCCAGGGTCGTCGAGCGTCCCTGGATGGACTTCAGGGACCTGTGGACCGAGGCGCTGGCGGGGGTACTCGCCCGTCCGATGCGCTCCGCCCTGACCACACTGGGCACGGTTCTGAGCATCACCACCCTGGTCATCACCATCGGGGTCTCGTCCACGGCGGGCAATCAGATAGTCGGCCGGTTCGATGCCCTCACCGCCACCTCGGTCACGGTGGTGGTACCCCCGCCGCCCCCGTCGGCCGATCCTGTCCCTCTCGTGGACTGGTCGGGTGTCGACGCGGTCCGGCGGCTGGCCGGGGTCGATTCGGTGGCGGCGATCGCCGACTCCACCGCAACCGCGAGCGTCCAGGTACGTGCAAATGACGTGGTGTCCCCCGGGGACGTCACCGGTCAGACCATGGCGGTCGTCGCCGCGTCCCCCAGGCTGCCCGCCGCGGTGCGCGGCAGGATGACCGCCGGGCGCTTCTTCGACGACGGCAACATCGCCAGGCACGACCGGGTGACGGTGCTCGGCGACCAGGCCGCACGACTCCTCGGCATCAGCTCCGTACAGGACTCTCCCGCGGTCTTCCTGAAGGGCCAGCCCTACACCGTGATCGGGATTCTCGGCGGAGCCGAGCGGGAACAGCAGCTCTCCACCGCGGTGATCCTGCCGCCCACGACAGCCGAGGACCAGTTGGGCCTGGGAACGGTGACCCGGGTACTGATCAACACCGCACTGGGCGCGGCGAAGCAGGTTGCCCACCAGGCACCGATCGCGCTGGCTCCCGGAGCCGAGGACGCCCTCGCCGTAACGGCACCGCCCGACCCGGCCAAGGCACGCAAGGGAGTACAGGGCGACGTCAATGGCCTGTTCCTGGTACTCGGACTGGTCTCGCTGGTGGTCGGGGCCATCGGTATCGCCAACGTGACGCTGGTGACGGTCATGGAGCGGATCGGGGAGATCGGACTGCGCCGCGCCCTCGGCGCCTCACGACGGCAGGTCGCCGGCCAGTTCCTGGTGGAGTCGACGACCATCGGACTCCTCGGCGGCGTCATCGGCGCCGTCCTGGGCATGGTCGTCGTGGTGGCCGTCTCCGCCATCAGGAACTGGACTCCGGTCCTGGACGTCCGTCTCGCTCTCGGCGCTCCGGTCGCCGGGGCCCTCGTCGGTCTCCTGGCCGGTCTCTACCCGTCACTGCGGGCCTCCCGCATGGAGCCCGTCGACGCTCTGCGCTCCTAG
- a CDS encoding diacylglycerol/lipid kinase family protein yields the protein MNRARKARASTSRDGDAGRARLAVLALLGSILVPLVAAGLRSVLWALAGIAALALAAVGVWWTLAHTGALRALGAVLSVTAPVAVLALYATFGMLGPALLSLGLWLLAVTAARTALARGHAASEQAVAEAPHAPWVLMNPRSGGGKVGRFGLVEKARAAGCRVALLDAGQDVAGLARQAVAEGADLLAVAGGDGTQALVAEVAARHDLPFVVIPAGTRNHFALDLGLDRDDPAAALEALTLGVELRIDLGYAADRVFVNNASFGTYASVVTDPAYRDAKARTTLRTLPGLLTGEDAPRLRTRADRTYVDALQALLVSNNPYGRAVDAAHPGRRERLDSGLLGVVCVRVGNTAQAARMVRGPRRSGGLVRLSAGMVVVDADTDTLPVGIDGEHVVLPSPVVCRSAPGALRVRVPRRRPHAPRIRGAAADWPRVARLALGRLFPGREKQHRAARMRRYSSDTT from the coding sequence ATCAACAGGGCGCGAAAGGCAAGGGCCTCGACCTCGCGCGACGGCGACGCCGGACGCGCCCGCCTCGCCGTACTCGCCCTGCTGGGCAGCATCCTGGTACCGCTCGTCGCCGCCGGTCTGCGGAGCGTTCTGTGGGCGCTGGCCGGCATCGCCGCACTGGCACTCGCCGCCGTCGGGGTGTGGTGGACCCTGGCGCACACCGGTGCGCTCCGTGCCCTCGGGGCGGTTCTGTCGGTGACCGCGCCGGTCGCTGTCCTCGCCCTGTATGCCACGTTCGGCATGCTGGGGCCGGCCTTGCTGTCCCTGGGCCTGTGGCTGCTGGCCGTCACGGCGGCACGTACGGCCCTGGCACGTGGTCACGCCGCGTCCGAACAGGCTGTCGCCGAGGCGCCCCACGCCCCCTGGGTCCTTATGAATCCGCGCTCCGGCGGAGGCAAGGTGGGTCGTTTCGGCCTGGTGGAGAAGGCCCGGGCTGCAGGCTGCCGGGTGGCCCTGCTCGACGCAGGCCAGGATGTCGCCGGGCTGGCCCGGCAGGCCGTCGCAGAGGGAGCCGATCTGCTGGCGGTGGCGGGCGGCGACGGCACCCAGGCGCTGGTGGCCGAGGTCGCGGCGCGCCACGACCTGCCGTTCGTGGTGATTCCCGCCGGCACCCGCAACCACTTCGCCCTCGATCTCGGCCTCGACCGCGACGATCCGGCGGCCGCCCTGGAAGCCCTGACCCTCGGTGTCGAACTCCGCATCGACCTCGGGTACGCCGCGGACCGGGTCTTCGTCAACAACGCCTCGTTCGGCACGTACGCGTCCGTCGTCACCGACCCCGCGTACCGGGATGCAAAAGCCCGCACAACCCTGCGAACCCTCCCCGGCCTCCTCACCGGCGAGGACGCGCCCAGGCTGCGGACGCGGGCCGACCGGACGTACGTCGATGCACTTCAGGCGCTGCTCGTGAGCAACAATCCCTACGGACGTGCCGTCGACGCGGCCCATCCGGGGCGCCGGGAGCGGCTGGACTCGGGACTGCTCGGTGTCGTGTGCGTGCGGGTCGGCAACACCGCTCAGGCGGCGCGCATGGTGCGCGGTCCGCGGCGGTCCGGGGGACTCGTCCGGCTGAGCGCCGGCATGGTTGTCGTCGATGCCGACACAGACACCCTCCCTGTCGGCATCGACGGAGAGCACGTCGTTCTGCCGTCACCCGTCGTGTGCCGCAGCGCGCCCGGGGCGCTCCGGGTCCGCGTGCCGCGCCGTCGCCCCCACGCGCCGCGGATCCGCGGGGCGGCGGCCGACTGGCCGCGCGTGGCACGACTGGCGCTGGGCCGTCTGTTCCCGGGCCGGGAAAAACAGCACCGCGCGGCACGAATGAGGCGCTATTCGTCGGACACGACCTAG